The Ignicoccus hospitalis KIN4/I genome includes the window GCCCTCCCTCAGCCGCGGCGTGGCCATGATTAGGACCTTTCCCTCCTCCAAAGCCGCCAGCCTCGCCCACCTCTGGGGGCTGTCCGGGTTCGCCTTGACGACCTCCGCGGAGGCCCGCTCCCGGAGCCCCCTCAACCTCTCCGCGGCCTCCCTCGCGCCCTTGAAGTTGGGTATCCTCCCCCTTATCGGGAACGGGGGGAGGGCGTAAGGCTTTAACGTGTTCCAGATCAATTCCCTAATCTTCTCCTTTTGGAATTTGGTGTTTGACATAGTTCTCCTTACCTTGAAATGCTTCAGCAGATAATAGGCTTCGTAGCGTCGAGCGTACGAGAGGGGCTAGCTGGTGAGAGCGTGCGCCTCTTTGGAGAGCCGAGAGGCCCCTTGCTTAGAAGGAGAGTTGAAAGTCTACGACCTGCGGAAGGAGTTGAAAGAAGGCTTCTGGAGGGCTGCGTTGAAAGTTTACTTCGACGAGCCGTGCGAAGCTCTCTGCTTAGGCGGGGGCCCGACCTCCATAGTGCTCTTCGCGGCCTCCATGCTGAGGAGGGACGAAGCGTGCGTATTGCTGGAGGGGCAGCGCTTCAACCTGAAGGGCCTCTGGACCATAATGCAGTTGAACGAGCCGTTGAGGACTGTGGCCCTCTACGTGGTGGCTAGGGGAGAAGCCTCGCCCAAGGACGTGGTCGAAGAGATCGGCGAGAGGATAGGGTTGACCAAGTCCCAGAAGTCGCTGAAGCTCGCTTGGAGCTACTTGAACGAGCTGGAGAAGAAGGGAATAGTAGTAAAGGTCTCCAGGGGGAGGTACAGCCCTAGGGAGGAGCTCTTCTGGTGTCCCGACAACCAATAAAATTTTTAGCACTACCTCGGGCTGGGAGGGGCGCGTGAAGCTTAACAAGGAGGAGAACTTCAGCGAGTGGTTCGATACGGTCCTAAGGGAGAGCGGGCTCTACGACTACGGCCGTTACCCGGTTAAGGGCATGGGGGTGTGGCCCCCCTTCGGCTTCAAGCTCAGGAAGTTGGTCCTAAACATAATAAGGGATCTCTTGGACTCCACCGGTCACGAGGAAGTGTTGTTCCCGGTCCTAATTCCCAAGACGTTATTGGAGAAAGAGAGCGAACACATAAGGGGCTTCGAGGGCGAGGTCTTCTGGGTGACCAAGGGAGGACACGAGGACTTGGACGTCCCCTTAGCTCTGAGGCCCACGAGCGAGACCGCTATAAGCTACATGGAGTCCTTCTGGATAAGCAGCTACAAGCAACTCCCCATGAAGCTTTACCAAATAGTCCCGGTGTATAGGTACGAGACCAAGGCTACGAGGCCGCTGATAAGGCTGAGGGAGGTGAGCACCTTCAAGGAGGCCCACACAGCTCACGAGAGCTTCGAGGGGGCTGACTCTCAGTGCGCCGAGGCGATAGAGATCTACAAGAAGGTCTTCGATAGGCTGGGAATACCGTATATGATAAGCCAGAGGCCCCCTTGGGACAAGTTCGCGGGGGCCCTCTACACGGTGGCCTTCGACACCGTTATGCCCGACGGGAGGGTGCTCCAGATAGGCACGGTCCACCACTTAGGCCAAAACTTCTCCGTGCCCTTCGAGGTCAGGTTCCACACGGAGGACGGGGACAAGGACTACGTCTGGCAGACCTCCTACGGGCTGTCGGACAGAGTGATAGCGTCGTTGGTGGCCGTGCACGGGGACGAGAGGGGCTTGGTCCTCCCTCCGGAGGTCGCCCCCGTACAAGTGGTGATAGTTCCCATACCTCAGAAGGAGGAGGAACAACAGAGGAAGGTCTTGGAGGAAGCCAAGAGGGTGGAGGAGGAGCTCAAGGCTCGGGGCTGGAGGACGGTGCTCGACGACAGGGACGAGCTGACTCCCGGAGCGAAGTACTACGAGTGGGAACTCAAGGGAGTCCCATTTAGGATAGAGATAGGTAAGAAGGAGGTTGAGGGGGACGAGCTCACTGTGGCGCGCAGGGACTTGAAGAAGAGGGTGAAAGTGAAGAAAGGTGAGATCCACCAGAGGTTAAAGGAAATGAGCGACGACATGCTCAACAACATGAGGGAGAGGGCGTGGAGCTTCATGAAGAGTAGGATAAAGAGGGTGAGGAGCTTGGAGGAGGCGAAGGAGTTAGTGGAGAAGAGGTACGTGGTGGAGTTGCCGTGGTGCGGCTCCAAGGAGTGTGGGCTGAGGGTGGACGAGGAGGTGGGGAGGGTGTTAGGGGTGCCGCTGGACGAGGATGCGGAGGCGAAGGGCGAGAGGTGCGCGGTCTGCGGGAGGGAGGCGAAGTGGTGGATAAGGGTAGCAAAAACCTATTAGTCGTGCGCTTCTTCGGCCCCACTCAACATTTCGGAGTGCTTTACCTTCGGGACGGGCAAGTCCTTGACGGGCTTGAACCTGTCCTTGAGCCTCTCTAGCACTTGAGGCAAGGTGGTGTACTCCATCTCGCTGGGGTCCAGCCTGTGCGGCATGAACGGGCCGTGCCTCCTTATGTAGTCCGCCACCTTGTTCGCGGTCCTCCTCGCCTCGTCGAAGGCGGGGTCGTCGAAGAGGTCGCTGGGGCCTACGAGCTTGGCGTTCTTCACTTGGAAGCCCAGCGCTATCACTCTCGGGGGCCCGTCGAACCTGGTGGGCCTGGCGTCCCTCACGGGGACGGGCATCAAGGGGCCGTTGTGGGAGCCCCTCATCCAGCCCGCCACCAAGTGGGGGAAGGTGAAGGGCTCCAGCACCTCGCCCACGGCGGGGAAGCCGCTCTGGGCCCTAACTATCATTACCGGGTCGTCCTTGCCCACGTACTTGCCGGCTATCAAGTTCAGCCTCTCGACGCTGACCACTGCCGCTATCTTGCCGTCCTTGCGGAACACCCTCCTTATCACGTACCTCGAGGGGGTGCCTATGAGGGCCAGCAAGTCGTAAAGCTCTTCGGGGGTGTTCAAGTGGACTCCCTTGTCCTCGAAGACGTCCACTACCTCGAACACGAAGCCGTCGTGGAGCCTCGGGTCAATGACCAGGCCGGCGGTGTTGAAGGGGTCTGCGAAGATCTTGTACAAGGGTAGGTTGAAGGCCCCAGGCTCGGTCTTGTCTGCGGCGAATATCACTATGGGTTCGCTCGGCCTCTCCTCTATCTCCATCTCGGCCGCCGCGGGGCCCAGGCCCCTCACGTTGCCGGAGAACGCGTCGCTGAGCAAGTCTTGCCCGGCCGCGTAGAGGCCGAGCTCCTTAGCCACTTCCGCGGCCTTCTTGAAGGCCTCCCAAGCCAAACCGTGTACGTCCGGGTGGTCCACGCCTTTGGTGTGGGTCATTATTAGGATGAGGTCGTCGCCCACGTGGGTTACGTAGAAGTCGTTTATGACGCCGTTCTTCTTCGCTTCGGCGAGGACTCTGGAAGCCGCCGCCATGCAGTCCGGGTGGACGGTGTGGTGGCCAGCCAAGGAGCCGATATCGGCTTTAATCACGCTTATGGTCGTCTTCTGGGCCACTAGGGGCACCGAGGCCGGTTACCAAAAGAGGTTTTTCTGGTTTTAGGGACGATGAGGAACCGATAGGGCTCTGAGCGGTGAGGAGTCCCACGGTCGCCGAGTCAGCCCAGCTTGACATAGCCCCCGGGCGCGGCGGCCTTGGCTAACTCCTCCGCTACCACGTTTCTTATCAACATCACCAGCACTGAGTAGTTGGAGAGCAGGCGCTCGGCCACCATCTTATCGATCTTGTACTTCTCTATCAAGTTGTTGTACAAGGCTTCCAGTATCTCCGGCCTGTTCAACAGCTCTACCATTATCAAAGTTAAGTTGGACTTAAACGCTTCGAACTTGTCCTCCAACGAGTTCAACCTCGAGACGGTCGTGTTGAGGATTTCCCTGGTCTTTAAACTCTCCAGCCTCAGTTTCTCTATATTGTTCTTGATTTCGGTTAATTCCTTGGAGATGGAAGTTTGATTCGAGATTACTTGGGCTAACGTAGCGTTGAGCCTAGCGTACCCAGACTTCAAATTAGCTATTTCCTCCTCTACCTTCTTTATTTCCGACAACTTCGCCCTGAGTTCTTCCAGGTAGCTGGACACTTTCTTTAAGCTTTCTAACTCCTTCTTCACTGCGTTCAGCTCTTCCCTCGCGGTCCCAAGCTCCAACGCTAAGTTGGTTACGTTGGATATAAGGATCTTCAAGTCCTCTTTGGTTGCGAATGTCGCTTGGGCTACCTCTAAGTCCTTCACTTCCTTGTAAAGTTCGTTCAAGCTCTTCTCTAAGGTCTCTACCTTAGGCACGAACGAGGTCAGCTTCAACTCCAACTCTGAGGCGCGCTTCGCGAAGGTCTGGTTGAGCGCTTCTAACGAGGTCTTGAGCTGGTCCAAGGTCCTTTGCATTTCTATTACGGCGGAACTCAAGGACGCCATCTCTCCCTTAGTCTTCATTAGGTCCGTCTTCGTCTTGTTAAGTTCTATGTTAAGGGCTATAATCTTCGTATTGAACTGGTCTTTGAGTTTGTTCAAGTTTTCATTTAATGACTTATATTCCTTCATAATTTGCGTTAGCTGATTCCTCAAGCCTTTTATCTGGGCCTCGAAGGCGCGTTCCAGCTCGTCCAACCTATTCATTATTGTGCTGCTCTCATTCTTCAAGAGCTCGACGTCTTTCAACTTTAGGTTTATAGGTATTCCTTGTACTAGTCCAACTAGCGTTCCTAGCGCTAAAGCGGAGAGCGCGAGGGATATTATAGATAAAACGATTGGTGCCTTACTGGTCTTGGTAACTACCTTGACCTCGCGGATCGGTGCCTTAGGGGCTTCGGCAACCGTCCCGAGGGGTCCCTGCTCTGGAGTTCCCGGAGGGGCCTCCGGCTCCGGAGGGGGAGGAGGAGAAGGAGGGGCCTTCTCTAGGGTCTCCTCTACGAACGGCTTGGCCTCCTCTTCCTCCTCCCCTCCCATACCCCTCAGGGCGTCGGCCGTCTTGTTCAAGCCCACTCTCTCCGCCTTCTCGGCCAGCTCTTGGGACTTCAACCTCTGTTTGCTTATCTGCTCGGCCAAGCTCTGGTCCAAGGCAGCCTTCTCTTCCTCGTCCAACTTTGGGTACTTGTTCTCGGAAACCAATTCCAATATGTTGTTTATGCAGTTTACGTCGAACCTCTCACAGCCGGCGTCTTCCATC containing:
- the proS gene encoding proline--tRNA ligase; translated protein: MKLNKEENFSEWFDTVLRESGLYDYGRYPVKGMGVWPPFGFKLRKLVLNIIRDLLDSTGHEEVLFPVLIPKTLLEKESEHIRGFEGEVFWVTKGGHEDLDVPLALRPTSETAISYMESFWISSYKQLPMKLYQIVPVYRYETKATRPLIRLREVSTFKEAHTAHESFEGADSQCAEAIEIYKKVFDRLGIPYMISQRPPWDKFAGALYTVAFDTVMPDGRVLQIGTVHHLGQNFSVPFEVRFHTEDGDKDYVWQTSYGLSDRVIASLVAVHGDERGLVLPPEVAPVQVVIVPIPQKEEEQQRKVLEEAKRVEEELKARGWRTVLDDRDELTPGAKYYEWELKGVPFRIEIGKKEVEGDELTVARRDLKKRVKVKKGEIHQRLKEMSDDMLNNMRERAWSFMKSRIKRVRSLEEAKELVEKRYVVELPWCGSKECGLRVDEEVGRVLGVPLDEDAEAKGERCAVCGREAKWWIRVAKTY
- the fbp gene encoding fructose-1,6-bisphosphate aldolase/phosphatase — protein: MAQKTTISVIKADIGSLAGHHTVHPDCMAAASRVLAEAKKNGVINDFYVTHVGDDLILIMTHTKGVDHPDVHGLAWEAFKKAAEVAKELGLYAAGQDLLSDAFSGNVRGLGPAAAEMEIEERPSEPIVIFAADKTEPGAFNLPLYKIFADPFNTAGLVIDPRLHDGFVFEVVDVFEDKGVHLNTPEELYDLLALIGTPSRYVIRRVFRKDGKIAAVVSVERLNLIAGKYVGKDDPVMIVRAQSGFPAVGEVLEPFTFPHLVAGWMRGSHNGPLMPVPVRDARPTRFDGPPRVIALGFQVKNAKLVGPSDLFDDPAFDEARRTANKVADYIRRHGPFMPHRLDPSEMEYTTLPQVLERLKDRFKPVKDLPVPKVKHSEMLSGAEEAHD